The proteins below come from a single Triticum aestivum cultivar Chinese Spring chromosome 5D, IWGSC CS RefSeq v2.1, whole genome shotgun sequence genomic window:
- the LOC123125419 gene encoding exosome complex component CSL4: MAATAMEHDGGAEVVVTPGELLGPSSSLEAGRGAYADGRSVRASVTGRRRFVAPAPGSSDQRSTVEVVGHKAHGAVPQPGSIVIARVTKVMARMASADIMCVDSKAVKEKFTGMIRQQDVRATEIDKVDMYQSYRPGDIVRALVLSLGDARAYYLSTAKNELGVVSAQSIAGGTLVPTSWTEMQCELTGQIEQRKVAKVE, from the exons ATGGCGGCCACGGCGATGGAGCACGACGGCGGCGCCGAGGTGGTGGTCACCCCGGGGGAGCTCCTCGGGCCCTCCTCGTCCCTCGAGGCCGGGCGCGGCGCCTACGCCGACGGCCGCTCCGTGCGCGCGTCGGTCACCGGCCGCCGCCGCTTCGTGGCCCCCGCCCCCGGCTCCTCCGACCAG AGGTCCACGGTGGAGGTGGTCGGGCACAAGGCGCACGGAGCCGTGCCTCAGCCGGGGAGCATCGTCATTGCCCGT GTGACTAAGGTTATGGCTAGGATGGCTTCTGCAGATATAATGTGTGTTGACTCAAAGGCTGTCAAGGAAAAGTTCACTGGCATGATAAG GCAGCAAGATGTTCGTGCAACTGAGATTGACAAGGTGGATATGTACCAGTCCTATCGACCTGGCGACATTGTCAGAGCTCTGGTT CTCTCTCTTGGTGATGCAAGGGCATACTACCTTTCGACTGCCAAGAATGAACTTGGAGTTGTTTCTGCCCAAAGTATAGCTG GTGGTACGCTGGTCCCAACCAGTTGGACTGAGATGCAATGTGAATTGACTGGCCAAATTGAGCAAAGGAAAGTTGCAAAGGTGGAATAG